A window of the Streptomyces sp. Ag109_O5-10 genome harbors these coding sequences:
- a CDS encoding helix-turn-helix domain-containing protein, protein MDVARLAAKNAAQAARVLSEVREARLAGQRGRVSPRPVIEQSWGRMLRSGVDPDHDFRAGLLSADEVRRRREESPLKDVLPVLREGLLSVADVAQHIMVVADADGRVLWREGSSPVLRKADGLGFQLGADWREDVVGTNGVGTPAVVRRPVQVFAAEHFVRSHGSWTCSGAPITDPRDGSLLGVVDVSGPLETMHPATLAWVNSVAKLAEARLRELHLEALERLRAVAAPVLARLGGRALVVDADGWTAAVTGMPYPRRLALPKSLSPGRRWLPALGLCVVEPLGGGWLLRAVDEPAPAGGGRLVLDLARPRRPSVTVGGGTGSWSRELSPRHAELLYLLAVRRGGRSAAGLAEDVFGDASRTVTVRAEMSRIRRYLGALLDHRPYRFREDAEVEVLLPDDPRDLLPYSTAPAVAASRTP, encoded by the coding sequence ATGGACGTGGCGCGACTCGCCGCGAAGAACGCGGCGCAGGCGGCGCGGGTACTGAGCGAGGTGCGCGAGGCCAGACTCGCCGGACAGCGTGGGCGCGTCTCTCCCCGGCCGGTGATCGAACAGTCCTGGGGGCGGATGCTGCGCAGCGGTGTCGACCCCGACCACGACTTCCGTGCGGGGCTGCTGTCCGCCGACGAAGTCCGGCGCAGACGTGAGGAGTCACCCCTCAAGGACGTGCTGCCGGTGCTGCGCGAGGGGCTGCTTTCGGTCGCGGACGTGGCCCAGCACATCATGGTGGTGGCGGACGCCGACGGCCGGGTGCTGTGGCGGGAGGGATCCTCGCCGGTGCTGCGCAAGGCGGACGGGCTGGGCTTCCAACTCGGCGCCGACTGGCGCGAAGACGTCGTCGGGACCAACGGGGTCGGCACCCCGGCGGTGGTGCGCAGGCCCGTGCAGGTGTTCGCCGCCGAGCACTTCGTCCGCTCGCACGGCTCCTGGACGTGTTCCGGCGCCCCGATCACCGACCCCCGGGACGGCAGCCTGCTCGGGGTGGTGGACGTCAGCGGCCCGCTGGAGACGATGCATCCGGCGACCCTGGCCTGGGTGAACTCGGTGGCGAAGCTCGCCGAGGCCCGGTTGCGGGAGCTGCACCTGGAAGCGCTGGAGCGGCTGCGGGCGGTCGCGGCGCCCGTGCTGGCCCGGCTGGGCGGGCGGGCGCTGGTGGTGGACGCCGACGGCTGGACCGCGGCGGTCACCGGCATGCCGTATCCGCGGCGGCTCGCGCTGCCCAAGTCGCTTTCGCCGGGCCGCCGGTGGCTGCCGGCGCTGGGGCTCTGCGTGGTGGAGCCGCTGGGCGGGGGCTGGCTGCTGCGGGCGGTGGACGAGCCGGCTCCGGCGGGCGGCGGCCGGCTCGTGCTCGACCTGGCCCGGCCGCGCCGGCCCTCCGTGACGGTCGGCGGCGGTACGGGCTCGTGGTCCCGTGAACTCAGTCCCCGGCACGCCGAGTTGCTGTATCTGCTGGCGGTACGGCGGGGCGGCCGCAGCGCGGCGGGGCTGGCCGAGGACGTCTTCGGGGACGCCTCGCGGACCGTGACCGTACGTGCGGAGATGTCCAGGATCCGGCGGTACCTCGGGGCGCTGCTCGACCACCGGCCGTACCGCTTCCGGGAGGACGCGGAGGTCGAGGTGCTGCTCCCCGACGACCCGCGCGACCTGCTGCCGTACTCGACCGCCCCGGCGGTGGCGGCCTCCCGGACGCCCTGA